A stretch of the Erinaceus europaeus chromosome 1, mEriEur2.1, whole genome shotgun sequence genome encodes the following:
- the LOC103111478 gene encoding UPF0729 protein C18orf32 homolog, producing the protein MVCIPCIVIPVLLWVCKKFLEPYIYPLISPFVSRMWPKKAIPESNDKNKGKGDCKDADINGLTIRGTGEISDKKKKTLKGHSL; encoded by the coding sequence ATGGTGTGCATTCCTTGTATTGTCATTCCGGTTCTGCTCTGGGTCTGCAAAAAATTCCTGGAACCATATATCTACCCTCTGATTTCACCTTTTGTTAGTCGGATGTGGCCTAAAAAAGCTATACCAGAatccaatgataaaaacaaaggcaaaggTGACTGTAAGGATGCAGACATAAATGGATTAACAATCAGAGGAACAGGAGAaatatctgataaaaaaaaaaaaacactgaagggACATTCCCTGTGA